The following DNA comes from Astatotilapia calliptera chromosome 6, fAstCal1.2, whole genome shotgun sequence.
TCTTGGAGCCAGTCACCcagtgttacggccctagcagggcgtTGAATTAATCATGGGActgaatgttttatttcaaagactatagaaactgaaacaaatgtaACTGTCAACTCATATTGGGCCACAAATTAGCTCAATTTTAGTCTTTGCAATGATTAAAATGTAAACTGGTTTACTGGACTATTGGTGATGTAAATGCTAAAAATACAGGTATTTTACGATGAAAGGTTTGAGAAAAAGCCGCTATTCAACCAAACAGCTAAAtctaccagtgtgtgaatgcgagtgaatgaatagtggaattgtaaagcgctttgggtgccttgaaaagcgctatataaatccaatccattattattatcatttttcaaGAAAGTCTTTTAGCGCTACatctgcaacatttttttttattaagaagtATTTATCAGTCCTATTTTGCTCAAACCCCTCCtgcatttttcttctcttgAGAAAATGGGGAGAAAAGACCAACATCTTTTTTCAGTGTATCATTTAATGTACTCTCAAGTTGGTGAACAGGTAAAACTTTTTTGCTCACTGTACTAAATCACACATCCATTGATAGTATAAATAGCCAACCTAATAATAATAGTACACATTTTCAAATACATAAAATCATCAAGTATCCAAGTCTTAAGTTATGGACATCAAATAAAAAGGCATACAAAATATTGCAGATGTTGGAAGTCCAGTTtgaagcgcacacacacacacaaacaaaactaaacaaaaataaaccaaaaaaggaaaaatgaaaaagatcacatttttattttaacatggcAGTTAATAAGTAAACAGAAGGTCTGATAAAGACTAAAAAGTTCCTAGACTTTCAATTGACAAATATTGCAACAGTTAAgcatttataataaaaaatagtTACTGAAAGGGCATAAGTGTGTGTAAGACTTCCTGCACAAGACAAAGGCAacagtttagggttttttttgttccaagTAGAAAAATGAAACACCTTTTCCAAATGCCAACAGGAGCCGACTCCTGTTCGATTGCCTTTGTTCCACTTCCGATTGTAAGGCATTTATGGATGATCCATCTGATTTGAAGAAAGGCATACCTCTTTCTAGTCAGTCTTGAAACTGAATCCTAAAATTGAACAGGGTACACATAATTGTTCACAtcaagaaaacatttctttaacctattttcttttcttttctttttttttaacacattttcaggCAATGTGAATGCACGGGCCAATCAAAATCTTTGGGATGCATTTTCAGAAAACAGTTAATCCAACATCTTACAATGATACACGActcttcctatttttttttctgggcacatgaagaaaaaACTCTGTTCACAcaactcttgtttttcttttttttttacatttaattttgaaACTAGAAAGGGAGGGGGAATTTCATTTACCAAGCATGGTTTTCCAAATTAAAATACAAcacaatgaagaaaaagaaaaaaaaaaaaaaaggaagcctGCCAGGTTATAAGCTAGCAAGGTTTAATGAAACTCTGTGTTGGAGGGTAGGTTGGGGAGAGGTTGGTGTGGCTCAATGTTTGGCTCTATTGGATGCAGCAGTTATTGCGATGGCCGTTAGAATCTTTGAAACGCAGGCGCATCTTTGGACGATATTTCTCCAGGTAGATCAGCTGCTTGCTGTTGAATGCTCCTCTGCGCTTCCTGAAAGCAAGTGTAGAAATTAATTAGCTCATGACTGCCGATTTTTTTGTAAATCCATAATATATATTGCTACCATGGATATTGTAATATATTAAACATGCCCAAAGTTTAAATAATTCATGTCAGTGTGCATATAAGCAGTCTAACCCCTGTGAGTCAAACGCTCAGCTTTTGTGAACCCTACTTACAGGCTTTTCTATGATGGCTTTGTCTGATGTTAGAGAGGAAAGCTCAGCCACAGATCTGTGACTGTAAGAAAAGAAGCTCCACCCACTAACTGTTCTAACCTTCTGGGTGTGAGGGGCAACCAATCAGATGATTGGTTAAAGGGAAACGGAAAGGAATTAAAATGCTGTATTAAGGACCAGTACTCTGAATAACAAGGTACTGTGATAGAGTGCAAGAATATAAATGCTGGGTTGGAAAAGAGCAAAGTGGTTGTACtattacatttacagaaatAGTCAACTAACTCTGTTCTATATGAAGATTCATGGCAATATGTATGATTTTTACATTCAGCATGATAACGATTCTTTGGCTTGTTGAGGATTTtaaaagaaactttaaaaaattcaaGTCCTATTATTAactgttaatttaaaaagaaaaaaatggattttatccgtattaataatatttaatcAATAATATAACACCACTTTCTATGACAGCCTCAAATTGCTGAGCTTGCCCTCATTTTATTGATTagtctttggaaaaaaaagctgACTGCCAAGTGCTCTATAAATATTTCAAGGGATGACACATACTTTAAAGCACACCTACTGAATCATCCTTTATCTCACTCTCTGACATCTCTGCTATTTATAGATATGACTCAGGCCTCCCTGCTTTACGTATCAAAGTATCAGGTTACTGCAAGACAAAAATCAAGGATTTTCTCAAAGTTAATGCCAAAGTCTGTCCACCAGAGAGCCTTACAAATGTAATTAACTATCagatattttaatggttttataaTAAAAAACCTCAactcatccaaaaaaaaaagtagcttcTTTAATCATTTCCTGCCAAATGATTTTTACTTACTGTCGAATGAACTGGACAGCATCTTCATACTTCATCCCACATTCAATCAAAGCGAGTGCCACCAGAACAGGAgctctgtgaaaaagaaagggaaCAGACAGTACCAGGAATGTTAGTTAAAACTAACATGCAAAATAGTGTTTTGCtccaattacaaaaacaaaacaaacaaacattgctTCCTCATAGATCAGATTAAAGCAAACAGGACAGAGACAGGACCTGGCAGGTTGTCTGTACTAAGGAAGCACACACTTGGGACAAAATGTGGGTGATACTGTGAGTCACGTACAGCAGGatcaaagaaaatgcaaatgactgCGTCTTTGCTTAAGATCttcttggtttgtttttcaaacCACAACTGATAACAAGGATGTTATTCCTATATGATAGTTTTCACTATGATAGCTCAGGTTGTAGTTCTGCAGTTATCCTTTGGATTGGTGGATTAATCATTTAAAAGTCAGATAATGGGGGAAACGTTATTTAATGGATTCAAACAGTTTTGTTAGAGAAAATCCCCTAAAATAAAAGCTTATGtacaatataaaaacaatatgaaaacaGGGATCATCAAATAACTGTTTTAGCACCGACTGCTTCTGTATCAGAATACAAACAGAAGCAAGAGCCACATTTCACTATCATACGTAAAATATAACAACTTGAATCTTTGTGTCAGTGACTGCTTACCTCCCCAGCCCTGCTACACAGTGCACAGCAATGCAGCAGCCGGGCTCCTCCCTGAACTTCAGCTTCAGCAGGTTCAGCCAATCATCCACGATCTGATTGGAGGGAGGAGCTCCATCGTCGAATGGCCAATCCTgcagaaagaagagagaagaaaaaaggaaatgatgtCAGTGGCCTCCGTTCCttggaaaccaaaacaaaagaagcgAGAAGGCTGAGCTGCggggaaagaaaaatgttgttGCAGCAGCAAGGACACCCGTGGAGCTTGTCTTCCTGCACAATCTGAACCTTCGCTTGGagggaacccccccccccaaacctaAATCTGTTACACAATAAAaaccagaataaaaaaaaaacaaaacaatagccTGGTATACTGGGGGGGAAAACCCAgagcaatgtaaaaaaaaaaaaaaaaaactacatttgttttggtttgaaaCATTAGGAGTCATGATGAAGTCAGAAGTGTGAACTCACCAGAACCTGGATTCCCTCTTTCACCACCAGGGTGGCATCATAGGTGGCCTCACAGACTCTCACAACCGTGGTGACTCCATATTTTTTCAACTCCTGTAATCACATGTCACAGGATTTATGAGCGAAAGAGGCAAACAAGACTGTTAAAGCTACCTCAGGATACTAAGGTTGGACGACACGTTAAAATTCCaacaaaaagaagtgaaaatgaATTTGCTGATGTATGCAAACACTAGCTCATGTCAGTTAGTGATATTCTTCATATCATCAGTTTTTAGATCATTCGCTTGACTAAAGAGTTGATAAGTTAAGCTAGATAGCTTCGCCCATGACTATTTTAGTGACATCCCACTGCCTTTGGTTGACATAAGCGGCTAATCTGTTCTTGTGTGTATTTCCCTTTTAAAGGAAAGAGGTACTGTCTGGTAGCTCTTTTGTAATGTGCAATTTCTTGAAGTCTGTGAAAAAAAGCCAACTGTTAAAGGAATCAATTGATTTTAGTCACCAATTTTGTCCGATTGCCCAACCCTCTAAAGCACACTGACAGTAATACACCTACATACGTCAATTCCTGTAATCTAAAACGATTCTGTAGTCATTGCGTTCATTGGCTGAAACATTTCCAGGAAAGATTTTAAACTGCGGTCGTTTCCAAAATATTTCTCAACATGTAATCACCGGTTACATGCTTCTCCAATGTGGGCTTAGAGTAATATACACTCTGTAATATGTAAACACTTGACCACAATTTGGCTCACCTCTATGAACTTGTTCAGGGTGGCGTTGGTGGGATTGTGGGTAATGAGGAACCGCATGTTTTTGTAGGTAATCTCCACAGGGGCTGGTCTGTTCATTCGAGCCATCGTGACAATGcgggaaaaaaatgtataacaaaactaaaatgtcttccacagagtaaacactaatGTAAACAGTTAAACTCGGAGGGAATGTCAAACAAATGTCCAACAAGTTTTGAGGAACTccgaaagaaaaaaatcctccaGTCTTCTTCGAGGTTGGCAAGGCTaagtgtcaaaataaaataaaaataatcccgCCAAAAAGAACAGTAACAGGCAAATTTGGGAAGTTGGCAGCTGGGAAGGGCGGACAATTGGAGAAGTAACTCAAACCCTCTCCTttggaataaaacaaaagaaaaggaagaaaaaaaaaaaccaaggttGGTTCCACCTTGATTCTGGCCAGGCGGAAGCCGACGAGGGCAGTGTGCAGCAGGTGGAGTTACCCCATCCAGGCCGAGTTATCGCTGGTTCTGGGAGGAGTCCCGGTCCTGCCAACTTTCCGGGGTCCCTCCTGTGGCTCAAGTGCGTCGGATCGATGGCGAGTTTGGCTGTTCACTCATCTGCATAGGCAGCGTGCTGAGCCTGGCAGTAGTCCCCACTGCCCTTCAGAAACTCCATAAATGTGTGACCCAGAACACCACAGAACTGCTGCAGGACACAGAGGGGGGCAGGAGGGAAGAAAagcttaattttttattttttttaaacacctttaaagaacacaaaaagCACAGGCAACTGTTCTCAGTGTAGTTCAATTCATTTGCCAAAAAGAAACTTTTACtgagaaactgtttttattcacattctATATGGAAACTgtgcctcttttcttttttcctaagCACAATAATcatgaaatggaaaatctgaTATTGTGACAACTCTAATCCCAAACACATATCCATAAGCCCCTAGTCAAACATACCACTCCATCAGAGTAAAAGACAAAGGGATTAGATCATAGAGGAAGCACAGGGCCAAAGTATAGACAAAGCAGCCGTGAAACAAGTGAGGGATTTTCAGTAAAGTCATGAgccattcatttttaaaagaataaaacaaatttcCTCATTTGAATTTTAGAATTACCTTCAGACAACAGCACAGAGTCTGGCTAGAAACACAGATTTAGGGTGTAATGACAGTAATCGAATCCCACAGTataattttctttatattagCTACCCTGAAACAGGCAGTTAAACCGCAGCCTTTCTGAGCtactcttttttatttttttttaattatgccAAGTTTCACACTCAAGTATGTCAACAGCCACATTAACATTGTTTGGAGACTAAATACACTAGAGTGTCTGGGGTTTGATTCCCATGCAGAGAAAGTGGTGTTTCAGATAACGCAATGATTAACACAGCAGAGCAGACTGTACCTCCCAGTACATAAAATCACAGTGCAGTGCTGCCGctgtacagcagaaataaatatataacgTGTCATTTCTGACATCCAGGTCGTATCTGTGTGCGCAGGCTGAGCTCACCGTGGGGCCTTCAGCGGGGCTTTAACATACACGCTGTTATGATCGTCAGAAATGTGACTCACAAATGCTTTCTCTGCCATTTCCTCCCTAATGCTTCTGCCCTTTACTCCTCACAGAAGCTCGATACCCGAGCGCTGGCTTACTGGAAAGGTTTTCTTCATCTTATTGTCGAAATAGTAAAATCTAAGCCGGTCAAGCATGCTTTGTTAATCTGCTATTTTCCGGCCGAAAAGCAGCATTTACTTAGAAATATTACCAAGCACTTAAAAGCCACTGCCTGACTGAAAGGACAGTGATTTGTAAATATAAGAGAGACGTGAAGCAAAGCAGAAGTGGCTTAAATAGCAGACATGTCTCTGCATTGCATTACAAGGCTGTAAAGTGTCCTTTGTGTGAGGATAGACCGGGCGCCATCATATAACATTAGAGGCCTATAGGCGCCGTCGGGAGCTGTGACAGACTGCACAGTGCTCTGAGGTGACAAAAAGACGCCCGACCCAGACACCGTGCACGTAGCCAGTCTCGCAAACCACTAACAACACGTCATTTACGTGTTTcgtttatttcaaataaatatgcGTCGATTTTAGACGGCAAAAACTCCGAGAGCCGGGACCAGCCCGAGCTGCGCATCCGTCAGCCGCTTCCTAATCGTGACGATCATCATGCAGCTCTAAGATTGCACTCAAATAACATGGCCAAATCCATGTTCTGTGAATTTTCGTTACAGTTAAATGAGAAAGGCAACGTTAGGCAATAGCACTGTGGAAATATTGAACTGGGTTTTTATCGAGCAGGCCGTGATTTCATCGAAGCAACGTGAAGGCCAGCTGGTAACAGTTCACCGTAACGTACTGATTTACCAGAGGAGCCTAGGAGACGAAACCGAGAAACAAAATGGCAGCCACGAAAAACAGGTTACTTACTGGGATATGCTTACTCATTGAAGATTGTAGCTTAATCATACAGCCGGTCCCTAGAAAAAGGTAAAACTATGAAACGGTTTTCCACCATAAAGTCCTGTGCTGTTTCTCCGAGCGGAGCCGAAGTCTCCTGATCTGCCGGGAAAgagttagagagagagagcgcgcgaGAGCCCGAGATACTAACGTCATTTCCTGTCAGGACTTTCACTATAAAACACTGTTCAGTATTAAATATACACCTTTAGTTGTAAGTTATGTACCTTTAGTTTTTACTAAAGGTTTCTGGTAGCTGaattaaatgtataattttGTAGAACTATACACTATGTGAGCatacaacaaaaatattcaaaatcttaaataatgaaatgtttaaaacGTCCCAATGTGTAAATGTCTTGATGAATGCTCACGCATCATGTCCCATTCACTTGTTTACAGAGCTTTATTTCGAAGCTAAACCGAACTTCCTTAACcctttgtctttctttccttttgccTTTAGCTTGACTGGTCTCGTGAAACCCCACCCTGAAAATGTGTAGTGTTATGTCCAGACATCTCTCTGTCTTCAGGCTGCAAAGGTCAGTTGGTGACTGTGGCCTAATTCGTCCTTCACTTCCAGAAAATACACAAGGACAGAGGAGGCCAGAAATCACGAC
Coding sequences within:
- the ptp4a1 gene encoding protein tyrosine phosphatase type IVA 1 codes for the protein MARMNRPAPVEITYKNMRFLITHNPTNATLNKFIEELKKYGVTTVVRVCEATYDATLVVKEGIQVLDWPFDDGAPPSNQIVDDWLNLLKLKFREEPGCCIAVHCVAGLGRAPVLVALALIECGMKYEDAVQFIRQKRRGAFNSKQLIYLEKYRPKMRLRFKDSNGHRNNCCIQ